The DNA window TAACCTGTGCACATGACAACCATCCACGCCCTGACGCACCCCTGGCTCAGCGAACACTTCCAGAAGGCGAATATCCTTCCAGAAGGACGGGTTGCATGCACATCCGTGTTCTCGGCGCATAAGCGACGTTCCAACGCAGCCATTGATTAGCGGAAACAGACAGAGGCAAGCCTTGATCGGCTACGATGTCTGACATCTAGAAGACTTGAGAAGCAGCCAATCTCGTCTGAGACTAGTCTTTGCGGGAGGGTGCGCGATTTTCAGGGTTGCTTGGTCAATATTGGCCACTCAAGTGGACACTTCGCTAGTCTGCCATGAGCCCTCATTTCCGTCCTCATGCAGTTGGCCAATGAAGATGCTGGTTCAGCTTGGGCCAGCATGAGGCCCCCCGTGccgaggtgatggaggggcagagCAGCCCATGTCGGGAAGCCGATGCGGTTGACATTTACGCCGGACTTAATCATTAATAGTATGGCTGTAGTAATAATTACGTACATAAAGGGACTTCGTGGTAGGTTCTATAGCTTAGGTGGAACTAGCAAGTGGAGAGGCTCCAGAGAAACTCCGAATTTTCCACGACATGAGTTTCCCCAGGTTCCATGATGCCATGGAGTTTCATCAATTTTCGTTCTAAGAGCGAAAAGACTCACCGCAGCCATAGACTGCACCTTACAATTTATTACTCCGATCCCCACAGTGAACGGGGTATTTACTATACTATCGGCCAATTATCGGGCCACCCGCCAATCAACACCTGCTGATCGGCGCTGTCCTCAGGCACAAAGCGTTTTCTCGGTTCTTCGTCATCGATCGATCCGTGCTTCTAGCCTCGCATTGAGTGCTCACTTCTGCCTGGGAAACTCAATTTTGTGTAGCGCCCACGACTGTATGCAGCTGTAGCACAACACTAAGACCACCATCACAGACAATGTCCGACCCCGGTGCGCATTGACGACATACCAGGCCTGTAAACGCTCTAGGCCGAACCCCAACCCCGCAAATCCGCGGTCCCATACAGGGCAGGTCTACGGAGCATAGGACGATCGCAATGCCCCTCGCACGGCGTCGGAGATTCAACGGAAATTCTATACCGGCGTGTCGTGCCGGGCTTTTCGGGATGCCTTCGGCCCAgttttttttgttttggagAGAGGGGCACATTCCAAGGCTCCATGGCAAGGGATCACCAGACCAGAAGCGAATTATAAGAAGACCCGCTGGTCTTGATTGCTAAAGAGAAGCGTCTGAATCTTTTTTAACGGTGGGAACTTAGTCGCTATGGTTGGTTTCAGGGACCTTGCTGCTGCCGGGGCTTGGCTCCTGCCTGTAGCCTATGGGGCCAGTTCGACATCTGCGCCTAGCTCGACTTCGTCTGCGGCGTATTCTCAGTTTACCATCCCTGCCGCTTCAGATGTCGGTGCGCAATTGATTGCCAACATCGACGATCCTCAGGCCGTCAATGCCCAGTCCGTCTGTCCCGGATACAAGGCTTCGAACGTTAAACGATCTGCGAGCGGACTGACGGCCACTCTGAGCTTGGCGGGTGAGCCTTGCAATGCGTATGGTACGGATGTGGATTCATTGGACCTCTCAATCGAATATCTCGCGACGGACCGGCTGAACATTCAAATCATTCCTTCCCATATCGACGCGTCGAACCAGTCTTGGTACCTGCTTCCGGAGGATCTCGTTCCTAAGGCCAAATCCGACGGCACGGGCAATAACAAGAACAGTGATCTTGAGGTTGAATTGTCCAATGATCCTACGTTCGGCTTCAAGGTGATCCGCAAGGCAACCGGTGATGTACTATTCGATACGACGGGATCGGTTCTCGTCTACGAGGATCAATTCATCGAATTCGTCACTGCCTTGCCGGAAGACTACAATCTCTACGGTCTCGGGGAAAAGATTCAGCAACTACGGCTTCTGAACAACTACACCTTGACCACCTATGCATCGGATAATGCAGACCCAATTGACGGGTGAGTTGCTATCCAGTTTATCTTGGGTATGGGTGATATACTGACCTATTCTACTGCCAGAAATATCTACGGATCCCATTCCTTCTACTTGGATACGCGCTACTATGAAGTCAATGAACATGGTGCTCACTCATTCGTCTCCATTGACCAAGCGAAGCAATCCAAGCACTACGTCTCCTACTCGCACGGCGTCTTCCTTCGAAATGCTCATGGCCAGGAAGTCGTAATGCAGCCCCAGAATCTGACTTGGCGCACCCTAGGTGGTAGCGTCGACCTCACCTTCTACTCAGGCCCGACCCAAGTCGATGTCACCAAGAACTACCAGCTTAGCACTGTTGGACTACCTACCATGCAGCAGTACTTCACTTTTGGTTTTCATCAATGCCGCTGGGGTTATCAAAATTGGTCCGTTGTGGAAGAGGTCGTTGCGAACTTCGAGAAATTCGGAATTCCCTTAGAGAATATCTGGTACGTTAAGGCTCAAAGACACTGCTTGGTAACTCGCAGCTAATAGCTCTAAAAGGAACGATATCGATTACATGCACGGCTATCGCGACTTTGACAATGACCCAATTCGATTCGGTTACGTTGAAGGCGAAGCGTTCCTAGAGAGACTGCACAAGAGTGGTCGCCACTACATCCCAATCGTTGACTCTGCTCTTTACATCCCCAACCCTCATAATGCATCTGATGCGTAAGTTTAGTTCTAATATTTACATCATGCAATTTACTAACCTCTGGTTAGCTATGACACCTACACTCGAGGTGCTAAGGAGGGTATCTTCCTACAAAACCCGGATGGCAGCCTCTACATTGGCGCTGTGTGGCCCGGCTACACAGTGTTTCCTGATTGGCACAACCCGAAGGCTTTCGAATTCTGGGCGAATGAGATCGCTACATGGCATGGCAAGATTCCTTTTGATGGCATCTGGATTGACATGAGCGAG is part of the Penicillium psychrofluorescens genome assembly, chromosome: 4 genome and encodes:
- a CDS encoding uncharacterized protein (ID:PFLUO_006689-T1.cds;~source:funannotate); translation: MVGFRDLAAAGAWLLPVAYGASSTSAPSSTSSAAYSQFTIPAASDVGAQLIANIDDPQAVNAQSVCPGYKASNVKRSASGLTATLSLAGEPCNAYGTDVDSLDLSIEYLATDRLNIQIIPSHIDASNQSWYLLPEDLVPKAKSDGTGNNKNSDLEVELSNDPTFGFKVIRKATGDVLFDTTGSVLVYEDQFIEFVTALPEDYNLYGLGEKIQQLRLLNNYTLTTYASDNADPIDGNIYGSHSFYLDTRYYEVNEHGAHSFVSIDQAKQSKHYVSYSHGVFLRNAHGQEVVMQPQNLTWRTLGGSVDLTFYSGPTQVDVTKNYQLSTVGLPTMQQYFTFGFHQCRWGYQNWSVVEEVVANFEKFGIPLENIWNDIDYMHGYRDFDNDPIRFGYVEGEAFLERLHKSGRHYIPIVDSALYIPNPHNASDAYDTYTRGAKEGIFLQNPDGSLYIGAVWPGYTVFPDWHNPKAFEFWANEIATWHGKIPFDGIWIDMSEVSSFCVGSCGTGNLTMNPAHPSFLLPGEPGNIIYDYPESFNVTNSTEAASASAASASQASAAATSSSDSTSVSYLRTTPTPGVRNINYPPYVINHDQTGHDLAVHAVSPNATHADGVQEYDVHNLFGHQILNATYQGLLKVNSEKRPFIIGRSTFAGSGKWAGHWGGDNASKWAYMFFSIPQALSFSLFGIPMFGVDTCGFNGNSDEELCNRWMQLSAFFPFYRNHNELSTIGQEPYRWASVIDASKTAMEIRYAILPYFYTLFHLAHTTGSTVMRALAWEFPTDPSLAAVDTQFMLGPSIMVVPVLAPQVDTVKGVFPGVGGKQGEVWYDWYTQTAVNAEPGVNTTIAAPLGHIPVYVRGGSILPMQEPAMTTRDARNTPWSLLTALCGEGAATGQLYLDDGESIYPNATLNVDFAASHSSLSASPLGNWKESNSLANVTILGVTTKPGAVTFNGKKVSSVHYNSTSHVLSVSGLEQLTEEGAWSKKWALKW